In Mytilus trossulus isolate FHL-02 chromosome 6, PNRI_Mtr1.1.1.hap1, whole genome shotgun sequence, a single window of DNA contains:
- the LOC134721608 gene encoding cilia- and flagella-associated protein 45-like isoform X1 → MPGSAISAVGSHSSASSASRRAKTKNYRVVSHSSQVDENLFGKPTHVEKRQEMLEEKWTNDDLSIEQLARDRSAKRKSKGKKNKNKETVQVITKDLIRNLIVPTEDPSGQSIVLPRYEFHRIVNCAQTLTKEQRLAQLEQIKREKEAAMEASQQRKALFKQLDMDRRKNEKLNDLEEEAKENAEHLLSKANEMRQEQEDEIKHLNELILNAKCHAIRDAQILEKRQISGEMTEEEKRLDVMMEVDRQNAIKIQEEIEKRRKEERLMGAAKLLDQIQENEQERLFDLERKDQENIQMQKYIEKMMDEDRTGLEKKKVEQTQLREDLNKANADQMKRKVIKQEQEQVEEQKVIEYMKQKAEREAAYEKEQERIRVEKERETARLRAMQERARDEQAERDALRAKRAQEKTEREWRKKEAEESKKKAVTEAMLIQARANQMSQKEHFMAVQAQRERAEFERVLRAQKELVEKERREEHEATKKRHTHADDVRTQIRQKEALRVMERNQFFEEGVKLDEEARHRRLKLEDVKKKKLNELRNAGIPEKYLAQVERKIAQPQHIST, encoded by the exons ATG CCTGGCAGCGCAATATCAGCTGTTGGGAGCCATTCATCAGCCTCCTCAGCATCCAGACgtgcaaaaacaaaaaattacagagTAGTTAGTCACTCATCACAGGTAGATGAAAATTTATTTGGAAAACCAACCCATGTTGAGAAAAGACAAGAGATGTTAGAAGAGAAATGGACAAATGATGATCTATCAATAGAACAGCTAGCCAGGGATAGAAGTGCAAAACGTAAAAGTaaaggaaagaaaaacaaaaacaaagaaacagtCCAAGTTATCACAAAAGATTTAATTAGAAATTTAAT agtTCCAACAGAAGATCCATCTGGACAGAGTATTGTACTACCAAGATATGAATTTCATAGAATTGTTAACTGTGCTCAAACTTTAACCAAAGAACAAAGATTGGCACAACTTGAACAAATCAAGAGAGAAAAAGAGGCAGCTATg gAAGCAAGCCAACAACGTAAAGCTTTATTCAAACAGCTTGACATGGATAGGAGGAAAAATGAAAAGCTCAATGACCTTGAGGAAGAAGCAAAAGAAAATGCAGAACATTTATTATCCAAGGCAAATGAAATGAGACAAGAACAAGAGGATGAAATTAAACATCTTAATGAG CTAATTTTGAATGCAAAATGCCATGCAATTAGAGATGCACAAATACTTGAAAAGAGGCAGATTTCAGGTGAAATGACAGAGGAAGAGAAAAGATTGGATGTTATGATGGAGGTTGATCGTCAGAATGCCATCAAAATACAAGAGGAGATTGAGAAACGAAGGAAAGAAGAAAGATTAATGGGTGCTGCCAAATTATTAGACCAAATTCAGGAAAATGAACAAGAGAGACTCTTTGATCTTGAACGTAAAGACCAAGAAAATATTCAGATGCAGAAATACATTGAAAAAATGATGGATGAAGATAGAACTGGTTTAGAAAAGAAGAAAGTAGAACAGACACAACTGAGG GAAGATTTGAACAAGGCTAATGCAGATCAAATGAAACGTAAAGTCATTAAACAAGAACAAGAGCAGGTGGAGGAACAGAAAGTAATTGAATACATGAAACAGAAAGCA GAAAGAGAAGCTGCTTATGAAAAAGAACAGGAAAGGATCAGAGTTGAAAAAGAAAGAGAAACTGCAAGATTACGAGCCATGCAAGAAAGAGCTAGGGATGAGCAAGCAGAACGGGATGCTCTCAGAGCTAAACGGGCACAAGAAAAGACAGAAAGAGAGTGGCGTAAGAAAGAAGCAGAGGAATCAAAGAAGAAGGCAGTGACAGAAGCTATGTTGATTCAAGCTAGAGCCAATCAAATGTCACAGAAAGAGCATTTCATGGCAGTTCAAGCTCAGAGGGAAAGAGCTGAATTCGAAAGGGTTCTCAG ggCACAGAAAGAATTGGTTGAAAAAGAACGACGTGAAGAACATGAGGCCACCAAGAAACGTCATACTCATGCTGATGATGTCAGAACCCAGATTCGCCAGAAAGAGGCTCTAAGGGTAATGGAAAGAAACCAGTTCTTTGAGGAAGGAGTCAAGCTGGATGAGGAGGCAAGACATCGTAGACTGAAACTGGAAGATGTTAAGAAGAAGAAATTGAATGAATTAAG aaatgcTGGTATACCTGAGAAATATTTGGCTCAAGTGGAAAGAAAAATAGCCCAGCCTCAACACATCAGtacataa
- the LOC134721608 gene encoding cilia- and flagella-associated protein 45-like isoform X2 yields the protein MPGSAISAVGSHSSASSASRRAKTKNYRVVSHSSQVDENLFGKPTHVEKRQEMLEEKWTNDDLSIEQLARDRSAKRKSKGKKNKNKETVQVITKDLIRNLIVPTEDPSGQSIVLPRYEFHRIVNCAQTLTKEQRLAQLEQIKREKEAAMEASQQRKALFKQLDMDRRKNEKLNDLEEEAKENAEHLLSKANEMRQEQEDEIKHLNELILNAKCHAIRDAQILEKRQISGEMTEEEKRLDVMMEVDRQNAIKIQEEIEKRRKEERLMGAAKLLDQIQENEQERLFDLERKDQENIQMQKYIEKMMDEDRTGLEKKKVEQTQLREDLNKANADQMKRKVIKQEQEQVEEQKVIEYMKQKAEREAAYEKEQERIRVEKERETARLRAMQERARDEQAERDALRAKRAQEKTEREWRKKEAEESKKKAVTEAMLIQARANQMSQKEHFMAVQAQRERAEFERVLRAQKELVEKERREEHEATKKRHTHADDVRTQIRQKEALRVMERNQFFEEGVKLDEEARHRRLKLEDVKKKKLNELRAAGIPERYVSHVAHKVNVVTTA from the exons ATG CCTGGCAGCGCAATATCAGCTGTTGGGAGCCATTCATCAGCCTCCTCAGCATCCAGACgtgcaaaaacaaaaaattacagagTAGTTAGTCACTCATCACAGGTAGATGAAAATTTATTTGGAAAACCAACCCATGTTGAGAAAAGACAAGAGATGTTAGAAGAGAAATGGACAAATGATGATCTATCAATAGAACAGCTAGCCAGGGATAGAAGTGCAAAACGTAAAAGTaaaggaaagaaaaacaaaaacaaagaaacagtCCAAGTTATCACAAAAGATTTAATTAGAAATTTAAT agtTCCAACAGAAGATCCATCTGGACAGAGTATTGTACTACCAAGATATGAATTTCATAGAATTGTTAACTGTGCTCAAACTTTAACCAAAGAACAAAGATTGGCACAACTTGAACAAATCAAGAGAGAAAAAGAGGCAGCTATg gAAGCAAGCCAACAACGTAAAGCTTTATTCAAACAGCTTGACATGGATAGGAGGAAAAATGAAAAGCTCAATGACCTTGAGGAAGAAGCAAAAGAAAATGCAGAACATTTATTATCCAAGGCAAATGAAATGAGACAAGAACAAGAGGATGAAATTAAACATCTTAATGAG CTAATTTTGAATGCAAAATGCCATGCAATTAGAGATGCACAAATACTTGAAAAGAGGCAGATTTCAGGTGAAATGACAGAGGAAGAGAAAAGATTGGATGTTATGATGGAGGTTGATCGTCAGAATGCCATCAAAATACAAGAGGAGATTGAGAAACGAAGGAAAGAAGAAAGATTAATGGGTGCTGCCAAATTATTAGACCAAATTCAGGAAAATGAACAAGAGAGACTCTTTGATCTTGAACGTAAAGACCAAGAAAATATTCAGATGCAGAAATACATTGAAAAAATGATGGATGAAGATAGAACTGGTTTAGAAAAGAAGAAAGTAGAACAGACACAACTGAGG GAAGATTTGAACAAGGCTAATGCAGATCAAATGAAACGTAAAGTCATTAAACAAGAACAAGAGCAGGTGGAGGAACAGAAAGTAATTGAATACATGAAACAGAAAGCA GAAAGAGAAGCTGCTTATGAAAAAGAACAGGAAAGGATCAGAGTTGAAAAAGAAAGAGAAACTGCAAGATTACGAGCCATGCAAGAAAGAGCTAGGGATGAGCAAGCAGAACGGGATGCTCTCAGAGCTAAACGGGCACAAGAAAAGACAGAAAGAGAGTGGCGTAAGAAAGAAGCAGAGGAATCAAAGAAGAAGGCAGTGACAGAAGCTATGTTGATTCAAGCTAGAGCCAATCAAATGTCACAGAAAGAGCATTTCATGGCAGTTCAAGCTCAGAGGGAAAGAGCTGAATTCGAAAGGGTTCTCAG ggCACAGAAAGAATTGGTTGAAAAAGAACGACGTGAAGAACATGAGGCCACCAAGAAACGTCATACTCATGCTGATGATGTCAGAACCCAGATTCGCCAGAAAGAGGCTCTAAGGGTAATGGAAAGAAACCAGTTCTTTGAGGAAGGAGTCAAGCTGGATGAGGAGGCAAGACATCGTAGACTGAAACTGGAAGATGTTAAGAAGAAGAAATTGAATGAATTAAG AGCTGCTGGAATACCAGAGAGATATGTATCGCACGTTGCACACAAAGTCAATGTGGTTACAACTGCAT aa
- the LOC134721609 gene encoding large ribosomal subunit protein mL39-like isoform X1, protein MHARKLTCLCFRNFPLAHKRFFSTRKLSNAEVRRKRNDLFEAEKGRQLSLYERIEKVEVQYTGLPESCTLIMNKGISTPYNCAMHMTEHIGNQAVLALVNGKLWDMHRPLMEDCQLSFLHFRDEDPRMVNKAFWRSCSFILGGVLETAFKEEFYVQLCSFPKPDVRSGSFVYDVDLDMSDWSPSSVELRCISQIGSRLKEKDCKFERLDMTIEKAEEMFMDNKYKLQQIPSIASKSESSNHVTVYRAGEHIDISRGPMISTTALLNRFDISAVHRLDTSLSNTMFRVQGIGMPTQLQLHYWTYEQLVNKSKKLNPALMPGTEPQTDTLESTEPSKQQAVN, encoded by the exons ATGCATGCACGAAAATTAACTTGTCTCTGTTTTAGGAACTTTCCTCTGGCTCATAAAA GATTCTTTTCTACAAGAAAACTGTCAAATGCTGAAGTCAGAcgaaaaagaaatgatttatttGAAGCAGAGAAAGGGAGACAATTATCATTATATGAACGAATTGAAAAAGTGGAAGTGCAATATACTGGTTTGCCTGAATCATGTACACTAATCATGAACAAAGGGATATCTACTCCATATAATTGTGCTATGC ACATGACAGAACACATTGGAAACCAAGCCGTGTTGGCATTAGTGAATGGTAAACTATGGGATATGCATCGACCATTAATGGAAGACTGTCAGTTATCATTCTTACATTTTAGAGATGAAGATCCAAGAATGGTTAATAAG gCTTTTTGGAGATCCTGTTCTTTCATACTTGGAGGAGTATTAGAAACAGCATTTAAGGAGGAATTCTATGTTCAGCTTTGCAGTTTTCCTAAGCCTGATG tACGTAGTGGCAGTTTTGTATATGATGTAGATTTAGACATGTCAGATTGGTCACCATCATCA GTTGAGTTACGTTGTATTAGTCAGATTGGCtcaagattaaaagaaaaagattgtAAATTTGAAAGACTTGATATGACAATAGAGAAAGCAGAGGAAATGTTCATGGACAATAAATATAAGTTACAACAGATACCATCAATAGCGTCAAAATCTGAGTCATCAAATCATGTGACAGTGTACAGAGCCGGAGAGCATATAGATATTAGCCGTGGGCCAATGATTTCTACAACAGCCTTATTAAATAGATTTGATATTTCAGCA GTACACAGGTTAGATACTAGTTTATCAAATACTATGTTCAGAGTACAGGGCATAGGTATGCCTACACAGCTTCAG ttaCACTACTGGACATATGAACAGTTGgtgaataaaagtaaaaagttg aatccTGCACTCATGCCAGGAACAGAACCACAAACAGATACCCTAGAATCAACAGAACCATCAAAGCAACAAGCTGTAAATTAA
- the LOC134721609 gene encoding large ribosomal subunit protein mL39-like isoform X2 — translation MNKGISTPYNCAMHMTEHIGNQAVLALVNGKLWDMHRPLMEDCQLSFLHFRDEDPRMVNKAFWRSCSFILGGVLETAFKEEFYVQLCSFPKPDVRSGSFVYDVDLDMSDWSPSSVELRCISQIGSRLKEKDCKFERLDMTIEKAEEMFMDNKYKLQQIPSIASKSESSNHVTVYRAGEHIDISRGPMISTTALLNRFDISAVHRLDTSLSNTMFRVQGIGMPTQLQLHYWTYEQLVNKSKKLNPALMPGTEPQTDTLESTEPSKQQAVN, via the exons ATGAACAAAGGGATATCTACTCCATATAATTGTGCTATGC ACATGACAGAACACATTGGAAACCAAGCCGTGTTGGCATTAGTGAATGGTAAACTATGGGATATGCATCGACCATTAATGGAAGACTGTCAGTTATCATTCTTACATTTTAGAGATGAAGATCCAAGAATGGTTAATAAG gCTTTTTGGAGATCCTGTTCTTTCATACTTGGAGGAGTATTAGAAACAGCATTTAAGGAGGAATTCTATGTTCAGCTTTGCAGTTTTCCTAAGCCTGATG tACGTAGTGGCAGTTTTGTATATGATGTAGATTTAGACATGTCAGATTGGTCACCATCATCA GTTGAGTTACGTTGTATTAGTCAGATTGGCtcaagattaaaagaaaaagattgtAAATTTGAAAGACTTGATATGACAATAGAGAAAGCAGAGGAAATGTTCATGGACAATAAATATAAGTTACAACAGATACCATCAATAGCGTCAAAATCTGAGTCATCAAATCATGTGACAGTGTACAGAGCCGGAGAGCATATAGATATTAGCCGTGGGCCAATGATTTCTACAACAGCCTTATTAAATAGATTTGATATTTCAGCA GTACACAGGTTAGATACTAGTTTATCAAATACTATGTTCAGAGTACAGGGCATAGGTATGCCTACACAGCTTCAG ttaCACTACTGGACATATGAACAGTTGgtgaataaaagtaaaaagttg aatccTGCACTCATGCCAGGAACAGAACCACAAACAGATACCCTAGAATCAACAGAACCATCAAAGCAACAAGCTGTAAATTAA